A segment of the Trifolium pratense cultivar HEN17-A07 linkage group LG7, ARS_RC_1.1, whole genome shotgun sequence genome:
aaattatgaatctcTCTATCAATGCTTGGAGGTCGAAGTATCACGCAAAAATTCTAAACCTTCTTATAAATGGCGCGTAAAATTTATAAGCTTCTCTATCAATATTTTGATGTTGACCTAGGgcgaaaaaattaatttttaaaaaaaaaactctctatAAGTAGCACACATAAATTATATCCTCTCTATGAGTATAGCGTAAAAATTATGAATCTCTCTATCAATATTTGGAGGTTGAAGTATACACAAAAATTATAACTCTCTCTATACGTACTTAGAGGTTGATAATTTTTACTTAGAGATTTTAACTCTATAAGTGGCGCGCACAAATTATAAACCTCGCTATCGATATTTAGAGGTTGACTTGCCacgcaaaaataaaaaaaaatctacaagtGGCAGGCACAAATTATAAACCTCTCTATCGATATTTAGAGGTTGACTTGGCGCGCAAAACTTAAAAAACTCTACAAGTGGCGCACAGAGATTATAAACCTCTTTATGAGTGGCgcgaaaaaaaattataaagttctTTATAAATAGCACGTAAAAATTACGAATCTCTCTATCAATGCTCGGAGGTCTAAGTATCACGCAAAAATTATAAACCTTCTTATAAGTGGCGCGTAAACATTATAAACTTCTCTATCAATATTTTGATGTTGACCTAGcgcggaaaaaaaaaaactctctatAAGTAGCACACATAAATTATGTCCTCTCTATGAGTAGcgtgtaaaaattataaatctatctATCCATATTTGGAGGTTGAAgtatacataaaaattataactctTTTTATACGTACTTAGAGGTTGATAATTTTTACGTAAAAAATTGTAAACCTCTTTATAAGTAGCGCGTAAATTATGAATCTCTCTATCAATACTCGAAGGTCGAAGTAtcgtgaaaaaattataaaccttTCTATAAGTAGAGAGAGGTTGAAGTATAAAtatttctattaaattttatacatgTCACGAGTCTTTGAAGGCTCAACTACAAAATTTGATGTAACTGGGTCATCCAACAATATGGTGGTTCACTTTTGTATTGTACTTattatgatttgatttttaagtttgtCTGCTCTTTTGGATGTAACATTTCTATAAGTAGAGGTTGAagtataaacatttttattaaattttatacatgTCACGGGTCTATGAAGGCTCAACTAGAAAATTTGATGTGACTGAGTCATCCAACAATATGGTGGTTCACTTTTGTATTGTACTTATTATGATtggtttttaagtttgtttGCTCTTTCGGATGTAACGATTATGCAATGTACTTCTTGATCCTATTATCAATGATTATatgaatgattttaaatttcatcATCTCAACGTACTACTCATgaaaaaatttgaccaacttATAATTTATGCGCGCTGCTAgagtttcttaatttttgtgcTTTAGGTCAGCCTCTAATAGAGTGTTTCTTAATCTCTGCGTCATATAGAGTTTCATGATACTACGATATTTTAGCATTCACATAAATTCGTAATTTTTATGCGTTCTTGATACAAAGGTTTGTAATTTCTGCGCGTCGCGAATATGATTTTTTAGTTTTCGCGCCACAAGTATCCACAATGGTTCGTAATATTTTTGTGCTTACAATATAGACATTTATGATCTCTGCGCGCCACTTATAGAATTTCTTTTAATAGAGAGATTCTTGATTTCTGCATCATATGTCAACCTCTATATATCGATAGagagatttataatttttattggacACAAGTATCCACAATGGTTCATAATTTTTGTATCCTTCTAATagaatttcttaatttttgcgCTTTAGGTCATCTTCTAACAGAGAGTTTCTTAATCTCTGCGTCATATAAGTTTCATGATACTTCGATATTTGAGCATTCACATAGATTCGTAATTTTTATGCGTTCCTGATACAAAGGTTTGTAATTTCTACATGCCGCTTAtctaaatttttagtttttgcgCCATAATTATCAACAATGGTTCGTACTTTTTTTGTGCTAACCTATCATAATTTGTACACTTTATTACACTACATGATATATTCATATATTGCACCATATCCTttacatccatgattgatatataaatgatgCTCCCCCGAAGTAATTTCTGTATGCTTATGACTAGCTTCCTCGGCTCATATCATCCatgattaatatataaataatactcCCCCTAAGAAATTTTcatatgcttatgactaacTTCCTTACCTCATAACAACCATAATTGATATATAAATCATGCTCCGCCGAACCCGTCCAACACACGGCCAGCCATCTAATTTTACTAAATTCTAAAATAGGGGACCATTAAGGCAATAGAAAATTAAGGTTAGAGAAGGGCATCCACCAAACGCTGCGTTTTGGTTCGGACTATACAATGCTTATGACTGAAGTGTTTGTCTGTATCACTACTTTCTCTCTCCCTTGCGATTTGTAGTAAATTCCCAAATCTCAAATCTAGGGTTTCACTCGCAAACCCTATCTCCCTCCGAAAAGGTACCGATCCATCTCCGGAGCATCAAATCCGGTACATCTCCTTCTCATTTCTCCGACTATTCGTCTAATTTCGTTCTCTTTTCCATTCAATTTCACAATTTCCAAATCTCAATTATCCCTTTTTTCTTACATTGTATTACAGGTTGTTGGTTGCAAAATGAAGCCTATCTTTTGCGGAAATCTGGATTTCGACGCAAGACAATCTGATGTTGAGAGGCTTTTCAGAAAATACGGGAAGATTGATAGAGTGGACTTGAAGTCCGGTATGAAATTCTCCATCATATGAATTTTTTGAGCTATAAGTTTACTTTTGAGTTTGTTAAATTATTGTTTAGTTTAAGTTTTAGCTTTAATGTGATGTTTCTGTAGCTCAATTAGTGATTTAGGACTAATTTGTATTGGTTTATTTTAGCTTATGTAATGGCATGAGCACttgtttgagagagcttatagaaacaacttacACGGCTTAAGTTGTTTTCAGGATAGTTTATTAGTTTATGAaagtagcttatagcttatatgaaaatagtaaACAACAAAATAAGTCCCTGACTTTGTAGTAAGACACTCTCATAGGTTTTTGactttatgaatatttcaaaaggTCTTTGATTTTATTAAACTGTCAAATTGGTCCATATATTTAACCACTTACTATCAGTTAAATCCTTATATTTTACAACTTactatcaatttggtccttacTCCTTAACATATTCTTTGAAGGACTAactaatatgaaaaaaatttaaaccaagacattgggctcaagtggttaacgAGCTCCCCTAGGACGgatcgttcgggagaacccgagttcgattcctggtgggaacaattcttggccagactttCCTAACCTCGCGGTCGAACTCTCGATTATGGGGCCCCCTTTCCCCTGGAAACCAGAGGGCTAAtaccaaagaaaaaaattaacagaGTCAGAGAACTATTTAAGCGTGCCTTACAAAATCGGGGACTGATTTAGTGGTTTACTAATGAAAATACGTTGACTTTGTtagtttttatcttttattataaaaataactgaTACATAAGCATTTATATGATGAATGCTTATAGTTATAATTAAGCTGTTTGTACAAACAGTGTCTTACTGATTTTGTAGCTCATTTAGTGACATACTAGGTATTCTTTTACTAGGGCATGTCTTTTCAATTGTAAGTTTGGTAAATTGGGTGGCCAAGCATTATTTTTTTGGCTGATAATTGTGAGCAGTTTGCTTTGTTGTGCTGAATTTGCTGGATTTTTTTGCTAGACATGTTATTACTTGGTGGTTTGTTAGATTGTTTGTCCGGATAGGAAATTACCGTGGTAAGTTATGTTTTGTAAAAGCTGGGTCCCAGGTTGGTGAAAGGAGTTGCATGATGGATGGTGGTGTTTGACGAATTTGAAGTCAAGATGAAAGTCTCCTCTTGTGTTGAGTTGCAGTGGGGTTATAGTACTGTTTGGAGAAAGGAAAATGTTATGTACAACCATTGAAAGCAACTGTTTTTCAAAGAAATCGTTTACTCTTTTTCGATATCAATTTGGACATGcccacaaaaatattttaaaatataaagaaatgaAACAAATTGTTTGCCTTGCATTTATACTAATGCATAGGATACCAAGTACAACTGTACAAGGGCtgatattttcattttcttttggcCTTAGCTTTTTGAACTTTCTGTTTTCATCTTGAATTTCAATTGGAGCGTGTTTTCATCTTCAACTGTGATTTCCATTTTCATATGATTCTTAAAAGGGTCAAGATGATGTTCTTTGACCAGTTACTTTTGAGTGGATGTACattttgttttcctttaaaAAGCAGAAAAACTGTCAATAAAATATGAACCCCCATACTCAACAATTTCTTTGTGACAGGATTACTTGGAAAGTTGGAATGTCCATGCTCTTCTTGGACGGATGTGCTTCTCTGCATTTCTTTTATAGAATGTGCCCCAGCTTCTCCTTCTTGTATTTTTCCAGAAGAAATAATCTGATCTGCCCTAGCCTTGCCATTCTGCATTCCCTCAGCATTCATACTTTTTCATTCCTCATGACTTTTGCTCAGTGTTCAATTTCCGACATGTTTCAACATATGAACCATGATGATTTCGCAAATGTGGCAGGTGTTGTGGTACTTCCTGACAGTTTATTTCTGTTTTATGTTGAATTTATCTCATATCTGATATGCTGATGCGGCGTTCCTCCCCACACCATCTTCATGAAAGGAGTCTTCAAATGTGAAACTGAAACATTTCTGTGtggttttatttttaacattctCGTTTTACAGGTTTTGCTTTTATCTACATGGAAGACGAACGTGATGCTGAGTATGCAATCAGACGACTTGATCAAACTGAATTTGGTAGAAAGGGGCGCCGAATTCGTGTTGAGTGGACTAAGGTACGTTGTAATAGTAAACTGCATCAGGGATCgctaaacaatattaattgtaTTGTTGCATCATGTACTTACTTTAAAGCTTGACACTTTGGGATCATTTTGATCAATCTTTTGGGAAACTTTACACCACATTTTGTTAGATTTTTCATTAGAATCAATATAGTTCTGGTGCGTTGTTCTTATTTGTGTGACACATGCACATGCATTCAAATGaactttttattgcagcttctGCTTGTGTTATTTTCTTAATGAAGGATTTTGCAATTATTTAAGTCATCCTGTGTATTTCAACGTATTCATAGTGTTATTATATTATGATTTGTAGCAAGAACGCGACAACAGAAGGTCTGGTGGTGATTCAAAGAAATCTTCAACTAATACAAGACCATCAAAGACtttgtttattattaattttgatcCTGTTCACACCAGGACAAGGGATTTAGAGAGACACTTTGATCCCTATGggaaaatatcaaatttaaggATCAGAAGGAATTTTGCTTTTATCCAGTTTGAAACCCAGGAGGAAGCCACCAAAGCATTGGAAGCAACTAACCTGAGGttgtaattaattattgaatAGTAATTATTTTTCCCTTTAGAAGTTTTATCCATTAGCAACTTAGTACATTCCACTACCTTAATGAAGATGAATGAGGATAAGGGGCTATATATGTTAATGGCTCATTTGCTTTATACTTGAATTGATGTGCAGCAAGTTTATGGACCGTGTTATAACAGTTGAGTATGCTATAAGAGATGACGATGTCAAAAAGGATGGGTACAGTCCTGATAGAAGAGGTCGTGGTTCCCCTGAGGGTAGGTATGGTCGTGGCAGGTCCCCAAGTCCTTACCGCAGAGGTAGGGGTAGCCCGGATTATGGCCGTGGTTCAAATCCAGCTTCCAGACCAGAACCAAGAGGAAGCCCCAAGTATGAACGAGCTGAAAGCCCAGTGAATGGTAGATATGATAGGTATGATCCaagtaattttgtttttttgggtaGTGCTGTATACAtcacattatatttttacaatacTTTCACTGTTCATGTAGCCGATCTCCACCACCTCGTAGATCAAGTCCAGCTTCCAGACCTGAACCAAGAGGAAGCCCCAAGTATGAACGAGCTGAGAGCCCAAATGGGAGATATGATAGGTATGATACAATTAAATTGGTTATTTGCTTTGAAGTTTTtgtttggtatatatatatatattgattataTTACTTTTCATGTAGCCGATCTCCCCCACCTCGTGATAGGTCGCGGTCACGGTCACGATCCTGAGGCAGCTGAATAGAATTGTAATGTATTGTTGCTAGACCAAAATCTCATTTCATTCCAACTTATGTCAGTCCATAGTTTGGCAGCAAGAAAACCCAAACTTATTAATTGTATTTACTCTTATGTATGGTTAGGATCTAATGTGCAATCTGCAAAGACATAGTTATATACTATTAGATACAGTTATGTTACTCATCAAGTTTTATGggttttcttttgaaaattgaTTAATTTAACCTTAATTTGAACCAAGGGTAATCCTCATCCTAGTTGCATGTTCATATATTGATAGGAGCCACAAACCTTCTTTAATCTTGTAGACACATCACACATCCtgcatattttgtttttactttctatatattacttttttgctTTGTCATTTTCTGAATCTTGGATTTTGCTCAATAGTGTAATTATTTAAAGTTAAACTTGGTTAATTATTGAACAATCAGTTGCAAGTAGCATCCTATGAGAATGAGATGGATCAACGAGTTGTCTTATTTGCTGTTTGGATCTAGTATTATTTTTAGGTTGGAGTCCGACTGGtctcaaatttcaaattttgaatcCGACTTTCAGATGTTCCAAAATAGTGAGTCTGACATGTTTATTTGGTGACAAGGCATGCTATTTTGTTATAAGGTTCTTTAACAGGACTTTTGTTGAGCAAGTTGAACTCAATTATAGTTGTAGGGTAACATGTTTAAATCTTTAACTAGATTACCGGTATATaattttatgagtttttttttttgtcaagattatatttttttaagactAATGCTACCGTCAAACTCCCAGAGTTTTATCTTtttgttattgatttttttttttaaattctaatcTAAAAATTCTTTGAAATAAGTTGATTTGAAtagttttattttctgttttttaaaattgttactTTTAGGACTTTTATCCATTTTCCTTTTAAATGTGACTTTTATTATGATAAATGCAAAATATAATTTAGGACCTTGATCTAAAGTTAGATCCATGGCAGTGCAAATTTCAGTTACCTCGAAGCTTTCCATGAATTTCAAATCATGTCATGACCTATGTAGCATGAgtactcctaaaatggtgaagtacttgtaccgggtacgtatcagtaccggatactccatggtactcgtatggtacgcaccgatttcgtacccatttttatttggttgatttatgatgatgaatacagaaaaaaatatattagctgttgaaaaatctcttaaaatattataattttttattatattttaattatctcttattttttatgaaaatagttgagacggtagacaaaaaattaaatcttcaaagcatgatgataataattcacttaaaaataatttttctaatattttatattaatgtaCTCATactttaaattttctaaaaatgtcgtACCGCGTACCGGTACCGGATACTGGTACCGTACCCGTACCTAGGCAACATAGATCATGACCTTCACACTCACTTGGTCACTTGATTTGAAAATCTCAGTATCTTGCTTGCCTAAATTCAAGTCTTTGAAAATTATGAAATGAATTTGTGACGTTTTCTTCTCCCCTCTCAAACCAAGCGTACAATTAGATTTTACTTGTCAAGTATCATACATTCTTTTGGTTATGCTCCCCACTTGATATTTGACACAACATCTTATTTAAGTGAAGAATAATTTGTTAAAAGCtgatatgaaaaaaattgttgatgtgtcaaattttaagtGGAGAATAGGACCAAAAAAATGTATGGTACTTGAGCTAAGTTTTCTCCTTAAAATAATTCatgttttttaagaaaataatttgttATAATAGGTGTCAGTGGtttacaacaattttttttcttgtcgATGTTATAACTCTGCAGGGTAATGGCAACCAAGCAATGAGACCAGGATTTGCTACAGCGCATCTCAGCTGTTCATTAACAGATCGAACAGATCAGATTAACTCATGTACTCCTTCCtgacataaatataagcaaaaaacacttcaaattttggt
Coding sequences within it:
- the LOC123897682 gene encoding serine/arginine-rich splicing factor RS41-like isoform X4 is translated as MKPIFCGNLDFDARQSDVERLFRKYGKIDRVDLKSGFAFIYMEDERDAEYAIRRLDQTEFGRKGRRIRVEWTKQERDNRRSGGDSKKSSTNTRPSKTLFIINFDPVHTRTRDLERHFDPYGKISNLRIRRNFAFIQFETQEEATKALEATNLSKFMDRVITVEYAIRDDDVKKDGYSPDRRGRGSPEGRYGRGRSPSPYRRGRGSPDYGRGSNPASRPEPRGSPKYERAESPVNGRYDSRSPPPRRSSPASRPEPRGSPKYERAESPNGRYDSRSPPPRDRSRSRSRS
- the LOC123897682 gene encoding serine/arginine-rich splicing factor RS40-like isoform X3 produces the protein MKPIFCGNLDFDARQSDVERLFRKYGKIDRVDLKSGFAFIYMEDERDAEYAIRRLDQTEFGRKGRRIRVEWTKQERDNRRSGGDSKKSSTNTRPSKTLFIINFDPVHTRTRDLERHFDPYGKISNLRIRRNFAFIQFETQEEATKALEATNLSKFMDRVITVEYAIRDDDVKKDGYSPDRRGRGSPEGRYGRGRSPSPYRRGRGSPDYGRGSNPASRPEPRGSPKYERAESPVNGRYDRYDPSNFVFLGSAVYITLYFYNTFTVHVADLHHLVDQVQLPDLNQEEAPSMNELRAQMGDMIADLPHLVIGRGHGHDPEAAE
- the LOC123897682 gene encoding serine/arginine-rich splicing factor RS41-like isoform X6, yielding MNPHTQQFLCDRITWKVGMSMLFLDGCASLHFFYRMCPSFSFLYFSRRNNLICPSLAILHSLSIHTFSFLMTFAQCSISDMFQHMNHDDFANVAGFAFIYMEDERDAEYAIRRLDQTEFGRKGRRIRVEWTKQERDNRRSGGDSKKSSTNTRPSKTLFIINFDPVHTRTRDLERHFDPYGKISNLRIRRNFAFIQFETQEEATKALEATNLSKFMDRVITVEYAIRDDDVKKDGYSPDRRGRGSPEGRYGRGRSPSPYRRGRGSPDYGRGSNPASRPEPRGSPKYERAESPVNGRYDSRSPPPRRSSPASRPEPRGSPKYERAESPNGRYDSRSPPPRDRSRSRSRS
- the LOC123897682 gene encoding serine/arginine-rich splicing factor RS41-like isoform X2, whose translation is MSMLFLDGCASLHFFYRMCPSFSFLYFSRRNNLICPSLAILHSLSIHTFSFLMTFAQCSISDMFQHMNHDDFANVAGFAFIYMEDERDAEYAIRRLDQTEFGRKGRRIRVEWTKQERDNRRSGGDSKKSSTNTRPSKTLFIINFDPVHTRTRDLERHFDPYGKISNLRIRRNFAFIQFETQEEATKALEATNLSKFMDRVITVEYAIRDDDVKKDGYSPDRRGRGSPEGRYGRGRSPSPYRRGRGSPDYGRGSNPASRPEPRGSPKYERAESPVNGRYDSRSPPPRRSSPASRPEPRGSPKYERAESPNGRYDSRSPPPRDRSRSRSRS
- the LOC123897682 gene encoding serine/arginine-rich splicing factor RS40-like isoform X1; translated protein: MSMLFLDGCASLHFFYRMCPSFSFLYFSRRNNLICPSLAILHSLSIHTFSFLMTFAQCSISDMFQHMNHDDFANVAGFAFIYMEDERDAEYAIRRLDQTEFGRKGRRIRVEWTKQERDNRRSGGDSKKSSTNTRPSKTLFIINFDPVHTRTRDLERHFDPYGKISNLRIRRNFAFIQFETQEEATKALEATNLSKFMDRVITVEYAIRDDDVKKDGYSPDRRGRGSPEGRYGRGRSPSPYRRGRGSPDYGRGSNPASRPEPRGSPKYERAESPVNGRYDRYDPSNFVFLGSAVYITLYFYNTFTVHVADLHHLVDQVQLPDLNQEEAPSMNELRAQMGDMIADLPHLVIGRGHGHDPEAAE
- the LOC123897682 gene encoding serine/arginine-rich splicing factor RS40-like isoform X5 gives rise to the protein MEDERDAEYAIRRLDQTEFGRKGRRIRVEWTKQERDNRRSGGDSKKSSTNTRPSKTLFIINFDPVHTRTRDLERHFDPYGKISNLRIRRNFAFIQFETQEEATKALEATNLSKFMDRVITVEYAIRDDDVKKDGYSPDRRGRGSPEGRYGRGRSPSPYRRGRGSPDYGRGSNPASRPEPRGSPKYERAESPVNGRYDRYDPSNFVFLGSAVYITLYFYNTFTVHVADLHHLVDQVQLPDLNQEEAPSMNELRAQMGDMIADLPHLVIGRGHGHDPEAAE